From one Nonomuraea polychroma genomic stretch:
- a CDS encoding NADPH-dependent FMN reductase — protein sequence MSPLRVTVIIGSTRVGRVGDAVGHWFAERARCRDDLALEVLDLAGYAFPGCYPAAATPAMRGFTAAVGGAEAFVIVTPEYNRSFPASLKQAIDFAYDEWQAKPVGFVAYGSGSAGLYAVEQLRTVFCALHAVTMRDWVGLDLLGEGFEGCGRPRDTDDRLRAIAAMLDQLTWWGRALRDARRAQPYVS from the coding sequence ATGAGCCCGTTGCGGGTAACGGTGATCATCGGCAGCACCCGGGTCGGGCGTGTCGGCGACGCGGTCGGGCACTGGTTCGCCGAGCGGGCCCGCTGCCGGGATGACCTCGCACTCGAGGTGCTCGACCTGGCCGGGTACGCCTTCCCCGGCTGCTATCCGGCTGCGGCCACCCCCGCCATGCGCGGCTTCACCGCGGCGGTCGGCGGCGCGGAGGCGTTCGTGATCGTCACGCCGGAGTACAACCGCAGCTTTCCCGCCTCGCTCAAGCAGGCGATCGACTTCGCCTACGACGAGTGGCAGGCCAAGCCGGTCGGATTCGTGGCCTACGGCTCCGGCTCGGCCGGGCTCTACGCGGTCGAGCAGCTCCGTACGGTCTTCTGCGCCCTGCACGCCGTCACCATGCGCGACTGGGTAGGACTGGACCTGCTCGGCGAGGGCTTCGAGGGATGCGGGCGGCCCCGCGACACCGACGACCGGCTGCGGGCGATCGCGGCCATGCTCGACCAGCTCACGTGGTGGGGCCGCGCCCTGCGGGACGCCCGCCGCGCCCAGCCGTACGTCTCGTGA
- a CDS encoding ABC transporter substrate-binding protein — MRRRVVPAAFLAVAAVVAGCGSDAGSDGKTEITFWDTNAGPSRTPIWQHAIAEFEKANPTIKVKYVGVPIAQAPQKIDTAIAGGGVPDVADISTSGLGNLVAQKALEPVDERIAANPALNGKFNESLLTTVKNVVPDGKAYIFPLSTNAGAFWYRKDWFKEAGLEPPKTWSEFFTAVDKLTKPQENRFGFTIRGGAGSIAQMLEVVYGQSGITEFFDASGKATINDPRNVTALEKYAGLYKKNTPEADLQNDYVKMVAQFDTAGSIAVMQHNLGSYQDHMKALGPDKVASFSVPKSDSGTQAVLSNPVGGVGVFSAGENKDAAFKLAEFLTSKDMGGYIAEKTGVIPANTEAQVNQAPHIVEAQRVMNDPATKVVQMPYHLPEFNDITKTWAEPLFQKVLLGQLSAKDFLDQFAAKLTEAQAGYKERHG; from the coding sequence ATGAGACGACGTGTGGTGCCGGCGGCGTTCCTGGCCGTGGCGGCCGTTGTGGCCGGATGCGGCTCGGACGCGGGCTCCGACGGCAAGACCGAGATCACCTTCTGGGACACCAACGCCGGGCCGTCCCGCACGCCGATCTGGCAACACGCGATCGCCGAGTTCGAGAAGGCCAACCCGACCATCAAGGTCAAGTACGTGGGCGTCCCGATCGCGCAGGCGCCCCAGAAGATCGACACTGCGATCGCCGGCGGCGGCGTGCCGGACGTGGCCGACATCTCCACCTCCGGACTGGGCAACCTCGTCGCCCAGAAGGCGCTCGAACCGGTGGACGAGCGCATCGCCGCCAACCCGGCGCTGAACGGCAAGTTCAACGAGTCGCTGCTGACCACCGTCAAGAACGTGGTCCCGGACGGGAAGGCGTACATCTTCCCGCTGTCGACGAACGCGGGCGCGTTCTGGTACCGCAAGGACTGGTTCAAGGAGGCCGGGCTGGAGCCGCCCAAGACCTGGTCGGAGTTCTTCACGGCGGTGGACAAGCTGACCAAGCCGCAGGAGAACCGGTTCGGCTTCACCATCCGCGGCGGCGCCGGATCCATCGCCCAGATGCTGGAGGTCGTCTACGGCCAGTCCGGCATCACGGAGTTCTTCGACGCCTCCGGCAAGGCCACGATCAACGACCCGCGCAACGTGACGGCGCTGGAGAAGTACGCCGGGCTCTACAAGAAGAACACGCCCGAGGCCGACCTGCAGAACGACTACGTCAAGATGGTCGCCCAGTTCGACACTGCCGGCAGCATCGCCGTCATGCAGCACAACCTGGGCTCCTACCAGGACCACATGAAGGCGCTCGGCCCCGACAAGGTGGCCTCGTTCTCGGTGCCGAAGTCCGACTCCGGCACCCAGGCCGTGCTGTCCAACCCGGTCGGCGGCGTCGGCGTCTTCTCGGCGGGCGAGAACAAGGACGCCGCCTTCAAACTCGCCGAGTTCCTCACGTCGAAGGACATGGGCGGCTACATCGCGGAGAAGACCGGTGTCATCCCGGCCAACACCGAGGCACAGGTCAACCAGGCCCCGCACATCGTCGAGGCGCAGCGGGTGATGAACGACCCGGCCACCAAGGTCGTGCAGATGCCGTACCACCTGCCGGAGTTCAACGACATCACCAAGACCTGGGCGGAGCCGCTGTTCCAGAAGGTCCTGCTCGGCCAGTTGAGCGCCAAGGACTTCCTCGACCAGTTCGCGGCCAAACTGACCGAGGCGCAGGCCGGATACAAGGAACGGCACGGCTGA
- a CDS encoding Hsp20/alpha crystallin family protein, translating to MRRHRGRVQYEGGAWPSRAWDPFTEFQQLWDQMGRLFEQSAETDVAAWRPVAETEETPEAYIVRTELPGLKRDDINVDIDGNELCISGEINEEEKGRGNMLRRRTGKFVYRTILPTDADAEKIDGELHDGVLTLRVPKTEQGRARRVQIKG from the coding sequence ATGAGACGTCATCGGGGACGCGTTCAGTACGAGGGTGGTGCCTGGCCGAGCAGGGCGTGGGATCCGTTCACGGAGTTCCAGCAGTTGTGGGATCAGATGGGCCGGCTGTTCGAGCAGAGCGCCGAGACCGACGTCGCAGCCTGGCGGCCCGTCGCCGAGACCGAGGAGACGCCGGAGGCGTACATCGTGCGAACCGAGTTGCCCGGGCTCAAGAGGGATGACATCAACGTCGACATCGACGGCAACGAGCTGTGCATCTCGGGGGAGATCAACGAGGAGGAAAAGGGCAGGGGCAACATGCTCCGGCGACGTACCGGCAAGTTCGTCTACCGGACGATCCTGCCGACTGACGCCGACGCGGAAAAGATCGACGGCGAACTGCACGACGGCGTGCTGACCCTGCGTGTGCCCAAGACCGAGCAGGGCCGCGCCCGTCGCGTCCAGATCAAGGGCTGA
- a CDS encoding class I SAM-dependent methyltransferase: MPEDTFDERTAETYEAKWPELFDPAVVNPVVDFLADLAGSGAALELGIGTGRIALPLSRRGVPVHGIELSPAMVARLRAAPGSENIGVTIGDPELRRLPPGQTVHPFTVTPEHLGFEEYDVATQIAYSHHYWVVDGQLETRSTPHRYVWPAELDLMARLAGMTLHERWAGWNREPFTGESRSHVSVWRKT, encoded by the coding sequence ATGCCAGAGGACACCTTCGACGAACGCACAGCGGAGACGTACGAAGCCAAGTGGCCGGAGCTGTTCGACCCGGCGGTGGTCAACCCGGTGGTGGACTTCCTCGCAGATCTGGCCGGCTCGGGCGCCGCGCTCGAACTCGGCATCGGCACCGGCCGCATCGCCCTGCCGCTCAGCCGGCGCGGCGTCCCCGTGCACGGGATCGAGCTGTCACCGGCCATGGTGGCGCGGCTGCGGGCCGCGCCCGGCTCGGAGAACATCGGCGTGACGATCGGCGACCCGGAGCTTCGCCGGCTCCCGCCCGGCCAGACCGTCCACCCGTTCACGGTGACCCCCGAACACCTCGGCTTCGAGGAATACGACGTCGCGACGCAGATCGCGTACTCCCATCACTACTGGGTGGTGGACGGGCAGCTCGAGACCCGCTCGACGCCGCACCGCTACGTGTGGCCGGCGGAGCTGGACCTCATGGCGCGGCTGGCCGGGATGACGTTGCACGAGCGCTGGGCCGGCTGGAACCGCGAGCCCTTCACCGGCGAGAGCAGGAGCCACGTGTCGGTGTGGCGGAAGACGTGA
- a CDS encoding response regulator transcription factor has translation MHTTSTISILVVGDEPPLTEQLSMVMRRRSWDVRSAHNGGEAIRAARGFRPDAIVLGGIELLPRLRAVLPGVPILLLTTENSAQDRLIALRAGADDLVIRPCSLEQVVSRLRGLLRRSSAGLQQARSGARLVVGDLTLDQETREVRRAGQQIKLTPTEFEVLRFLMQNPGRVLSKARILDRVWAYDFGGQSNIVELYISYLRRKIDARRRPMIHTMRGAGYMLTPVDA, from the coding sequence ATGCACACGACCAGCACGATCAGCATCCTCGTCGTGGGCGACGAGCCCCCGCTGACGGAACAGTTGTCCATGGTCATGCGCCGGCGATCCTGGGACGTCCGCAGCGCGCACAATGGCGGCGAGGCCATCCGCGCGGCCCGCGGGTTCCGTCCCGACGCCATCGTCCTGGGCGGGATCGAGCTCCTGCCCAGGCTGCGGGCGGTGCTGCCGGGCGTGCCGATCCTGTTATTGACAACCGAGAACTCGGCGCAGGACCGGTTGATAGCCCTGCGCGCGGGCGCCGACGACCTGGTCATCAGGCCGTGCAGCCTGGAGCAGGTCGTCAGCAGGCTGCGCGGCCTGCTGCGTCGATCGAGCGCCGGGCTACAGCAGGCGCGGTCCGGCGCCCGGCTCGTGGTCGGCGACCTCACCCTCGACCAGGAGACCCGCGAGGTACGACGGGCCGGCCAGCAGATCAAACTCACGCCCACCGAGTTCGAGGTGCTCAGATTTCTCATGCAGAACCCGGGCCGGGTGCTCAGCAAGGCCCGGATCCTCGACCGGGTGTGGGCCTACGACTTCGGCGGACAGAGCAACATCGTCGAGCTGTACATCTCCTACCTGCGCCGTAAGATCGACGCCCGGCGCCGGCCGATGATCCACACGATGCGCGGCGCGGGCTACATGCTCACACCCGTGGACGCGTGA
- a CDS encoding ABC transporter permease, with protein sequence MSTTTESTTTYAPAAEVLGTVLAPGARPRRPSAWSASVTFGWRAMLKIKHVPEQLFDVTAFPLMMTLMFTYLFGGALAGSPTEYLQFLLPGIMVTSVVMITMYTGVEVNKDIEKGVFDRFRTLPIWRPSTMVGYLLGDLLRYTIASVVILVVGLVLGFRPLGGFTGAVGGILLLLAFSFAFSWMWTMFGLLMRSEKSVMGVSMLVLMPLTFLSNVYVDPSTMPGWLQVFVNASPITHLVSAVRSLMGGTPDAGEITWVLVSSAVLIAVFGTLTMRLYNRK encoded by the coding sequence ATGAGCACGACAACCGAGAGCACTACCACGTACGCCCCCGCGGCCGAGGTCCTCGGCACGGTCCTGGCGCCAGGGGCCAGACCACGGCGGCCGAGCGCCTGGTCGGCATCGGTCACGTTCGGCTGGCGGGCGATGTTGAAGATCAAGCACGTGCCCGAGCAGCTCTTCGACGTGACGGCGTTCCCCCTGATGATGACGCTGATGTTCACGTACCTGTTCGGCGGCGCGCTGGCCGGGTCGCCGACCGAGTACCTGCAGTTCCTGTTGCCGGGCATCATGGTGACGAGCGTCGTGATGATCACCATGTACACCGGTGTGGAGGTCAACAAGGACATCGAGAAGGGGGTCTTCGACCGCTTCCGCACCCTGCCGATCTGGCGCCCGTCCACCATGGTCGGCTACCTGCTGGGCGACCTGCTGCGGTACACGATCGCCTCGGTCGTCATCCTGGTGGTCGGGCTGGTGCTGGGCTTCCGCCCGCTGGGCGGGTTCACCGGCGCGGTGGGCGGGATCCTGCTCCTGCTCGCCTTCTCGTTCGCGTTCTCCTGGATGTGGACCATGTTCGGGCTGCTGATGCGCAGCGAGAAGTCCGTGATGGGGGTCAGCATGCTGGTGCTGATGCCGCTGACCTTCCTGAGCAACGTCTATGTCGATCCGTCCACCATGCCGGGCTGGTTGCAGGTGTTCGTGAACGCGAGCCCGATCACCCACCTGGTGAGCGCCGTACGGTCCCTGATGGGCGGCACGCCGGACGCCGGCGAGATCACGTGGGTGCTGGTGTCCTCAGCGGTGCTGATCGCCGTGTTCGGCACGCTGACCATGCGGTTGTACAACCGGAAGTGA
- a CDS encoding carbohydrate ABC transporter permease, whose product MLIAPSLIAMLGFLVYPMASVIYYSLQHYNVTKPWDNGFAGLENFRRLLFEDPIFWQSLGFSVKWVVVEVVLQFLLGLALALIVNESFIGRALSRALVFSPWAVSGVLTTAIWVLLYNPFTGMSRYLADMGLMEYGAAPLANPDTVFWAAVVAELWRGVPFFAILLLADLQSVSKDLYEAAAVDGASRMRRFVHITLPHLRDAIILSTLLRSVWEFNNVDLLYTLTGGGPAHQTTTLPLYVAQQAAQSHDFGYATALTTVAFLILTFFSIAYLRLSKFGAKS is encoded by the coding sequence GTGCTGATCGCCCCGTCGTTGATCGCGATGCTCGGGTTCCTCGTGTACCCGATGGCCAGCGTGATCTATTACAGCCTCCAGCACTACAACGTGACCAAGCCCTGGGACAACGGCTTCGCCGGGCTGGAGAACTTCCGCAGGTTGCTGTTCGAGGACCCGATCTTCTGGCAGAGCCTCGGCTTCAGCGTCAAGTGGGTGGTCGTCGAGGTCGTGCTGCAGTTCCTGCTCGGGCTCGCGCTCGCGTTGATCGTCAACGAGAGCTTCATCGGCCGGGCGTTGTCGCGGGCGCTGGTCTTCTCCCCGTGGGCGGTCTCCGGGGTGCTGACCACCGCGATCTGGGTGCTGCTCTACAACCCGTTCACCGGGATGTCGCGCTACCTGGCCGACATGGGCCTGATGGAGTACGGAGCGGCGCCGCTGGCCAACCCGGACACCGTGTTCTGGGCGGCGGTGGTGGCCGAGTTGTGGCGCGGGGTGCCGTTCTTCGCGATCCTGCTGCTGGCCGACCTGCAGTCGGTGTCGAAGGATCTGTACGAGGCCGCCGCCGTGGACGGCGCCAGCCGGATGCGCAGGTTCGTGCACATCACGCTGCCGCACCTGCGGGACGCGATCATCCTGTCGACACTGCTGCGCTCGGTGTGGGAGTTCAACAACGTCGACCTGCTCTACACGCTGACCGGCGGCGGCCCGGCCCACCAGACCACCACGCTGCCGCTGTACGTCGCCCAGCAGGCCGCCCAGTCCCACGACTTCGGCTACGCCACCGCGCTGACCACGGTCGCGTTCCTGATCCTGACCTTCTTCTCCATCGCCTACCTGCGCCTCAGCAAGTTCGGAGCCAAGTCATGA
- a CDS encoding carbohydrate ABC transporter permease translates to MRGASRWQIYVPLGLYLLFTLVPFYWMLVFAFRPAGSTAIVPWPITFEHFDTVWNGMGFAIFFQNSLLVGIASLVATTIVALAGGYALARYQFRGKGAFMVGMLCTQFIPGALMIIPLFEIFRTLSLTNSLWSLVIAETVFQLPLSLILISGFIRNIPYELEQAAWVDGCSRLRGFLAVILPLLRPALVAVGSFAFIHSWNNFLFALMFINDQEKFTVPVGLAYNLGENSVDFGALAAGGVVAALPVVIVFAFIQRYLVQGLSAGAVKG, encoded by the coding sequence ATGAGGGGGGCGAGCCGCTGGCAGATCTACGTCCCGCTGGGCCTGTACCTGCTGTTCACGCTGGTGCCGTTCTACTGGATGCTGGTCTTCGCCTTCCGCCCGGCCGGCTCCACGGCGATCGTGCCGTGGCCGATCACGTTCGAGCATTTCGACACGGTCTGGAATGGGATGGGATTCGCCATCTTCTTCCAGAACAGCCTGCTCGTCGGCATCGCCTCCCTGGTGGCCACCACGATCGTGGCCCTGGCCGGCGGGTACGCGCTGGCGCGTTACCAGTTCCGGGGCAAGGGCGCGTTCATGGTCGGGATGTTGTGCACGCAGTTCATCCCGGGCGCCCTGATGATCATCCCGCTGTTCGAGATCTTCCGGACGTTGTCGCTGACCAACTCGCTGTGGAGCCTGGTCATCGCCGAGACCGTCTTTCAGCTGCCGCTGTCGCTGATCCTCATCAGCGGCTTCATCAGGAACATCCCGTACGAGCTGGAGCAGGCGGCCTGGGTCGACGGCTGCTCGCGGTTGCGGGGTTTCCTGGCCGTGATCCTGCCGTTGCTGCGCCCGGCGCTGGTGGCGGTCGGCTCCTTCGCCTTCATCCACAGCTGGAACAACTTCCTTTTCGCCCTCATGTTCATCAACGACCAGGAGAAATTCACCGTGCCCGTGGGCTTGGCCTACAACCTCGGCGAGAACAGCGTCGACTTCGGCGCTCTGGCCGCCGGCGGCGTCGTCGCCGCGCTGCCCGTCGTGATCGTCTTCGCCTTCATCCAGCGTTACCTCGTCCAGGGGCTGTCGGCCGGGGCGGTGAAGGGATGA
- a CDS encoding glycoside hydrolase 43 family protein, with protein MTATYRNPVLNADWSDPDVIRVGEDFYLTASTFTKVPGLPILHSRDLVNWTIIAHAVTRGYDDVRPGCGVWAPSLRHHDGRFWIFYGDPDVGICQVNAADPRGPWTEPHVVKPGLGLIDPCPLWDDDGQAYLVHGWAKSRAGINNRLTLHRMSPDARTVLDDDTLIIDADLLPGYRTLEGPKLYKHDGVYWIFAPAGGVENGWQSVFRAESIFGPYTDRIVLQQGSTDVNGPHQGGWVDTPSGEHWFMHFQDRGPYGRVVHLQPMTWNGGWPVMGADGEPVSEGPVPVPGGVPSAPATSDDFSGPGLGLQWSWQANADPSWWELRDGRLVLICVPGPDDLRQRPSVLGQRLPGDPCTVTTTLTLDGEGRAGLAVIGDTAAFVALESTPDGTVLVCGDAEPVPVKAGEPVTVGARIGEGALVTFLADTGEGLRKVGEPFQATQGRWVGAVIGLFAAGGGTGQAIFDAFIVDIER; from the coding sequence ATGACCGCCACCTACCGCAACCCAGTGCTGAACGCCGATTGGTCCGACCCTGACGTGATCCGGGTAGGCGAGGACTTCTACCTGACCGCCTCCACCTTCACCAAGGTGCCGGGCCTGCCGATCCTGCACTCGCGTGACCTGGTCAACTGGACGATCATCGCCCATGCCGTGACCCGCGGCTACGACGACGTACGGCCTGGCTGCGGGGTGTGGGCGCCGTCGCTGCGCCACCACGACGGCCGGTTCTGGATCTTCTACGGTGACCCCGACGTGGGAATCTGCCAGGTCAACGCCGCCGACCCGCGCGGACCATGGACCGAGCCGCACGTGGTCAAGCCGGGGCTCGGGCTGATCGACCCGTGCCCGCTGTGGGACGACGACGGACAGGCCTACCTCGTGCACGGCTGGGCCAAGAGCCGCGCCGGCATCAACAACCGGCTCACCCTGCACCGCATGTCGCCCGATGCCCGCACGGTCCTGGACGACGACACGCTGATCATCGACGCCGACCTGCTGCCGGGCTATCGCACGCTGGAAGGCCCCAAGCTGTACAAGCACGACGGCGTCTACTGGATCTTCGCACCGGCCGGCGGCGTGGAGAACGGCTGGCAGTCGGTGTTCCGCGCCGAGTCGATCTTCGGCCCGTACACCGACCGCATCGTGCTCCAGCAGGGCAGCACCGACGTCAACGGCCCGCACCAGGGCGGCTGGGTCGACACCCCGTCCGGCGAGCACTGGTTCATGCACTTCCAGGACCGCGGCCCCTACGGCCGCGTCGTCCACCTGCAACCGATGACATGGAACGGCGGCTGGCCGGTCATGGGCGCCGACGGCGAGCCGGTCTCCGAAGGGCCGGTGCCCGTGCCCGGTGGCGTCCCGAGCGCGCCCGCCACCTCCGACGACTTCTCCGGACCGGGGCTGGGGCTGCAATGGAGCTGGCAGGCCAACGCCGACCCGTCCTGGTGGGAGCTGCGCGACGGCCGGCTCGTCCTGATCTGCGTACCGGGTCCCGACGACCTCAGGCAACGTCCGTCCGTGCTCGGGCAGCGGCTGCCCGGCGACCCCTGCACGGTCACGACCACCCTCACCCTCGACGGCGAGGGCCGGGCGGGCCTCGCCGTCATCGGCGACACCGCCGCCTTTGTCGCGCTGGAGAGCACCCCGGACGGAACCGTGCTGGTGTGCGGGGACGCCGAGCCCGTGCCCGTCAAGGCGGGTGAGCCCGTCACCGTCGGCGCGCGGATCGGCGAGGGGGCTCTCGTCACGTTCCTGGCCGACACCGGGGAGGGGCTGCGCAAGGTGGGCGAGCCCTTCCAAGCCACGCAGGGCCGGTGGGTCGGTGCGGTCATCGGCCTGTTCGCCGCGGGCGGCGGGACCGGCCAGGCGATCTTCGACGCGTTCATCGTGGACATCGAAAGGTAG
- a CDS encoding ATP-binding cassette domain-containing protein, which yields MIMLAIETSGLVKTFGDTRAVDGLDLKVPVGAVYGVLGPNGAGKTTAVRMLATLLKPDAGQASVFGHDLVREADAVRGRVSLTGQYASVDEEMTGEENLILLARLLGHRKPAARERAAQLLEAFGLSEAGGRQVKTYSGGMRRRIDIAASILNTPDLLFLDEPTTGLDPRSRNNVWDIVRIVVAHGTTVLLTTQYLEEADRLASRIAVIDHGKVIAEGTPGELKSSVGAGSVHVRLRDPATRPDAERVLAETLNAPVYLESDPVALTARITGSGNEAEQASRALHRLAEAGIVVDDFSLGQPSLDEVFLALTDHRATEEAAA from the coding sequence ATGATCATGCTGGCGATAGAGACCTCAGGACTGGTCAAGACCTTCGGCGACACGCGGGCCGTCGACGGGCTCGACCTCAAGGTGCCGGTCGGTGCCGTGTACGGCGTGCTCGGCCCCAACGGCGCCGGCAAGACGACCGCCGTACGCATGCTGGCCACGCTGCTGAAACCGGACGCGGGACAGGCCAGCGTGTTCGGGCACGACCTGGTGCGCGAGGCGGACGCCGTACGCGGCCGGGTGAGCCTGACCGGCCAGTACGCCTCCGTGGACGAGGAAATGACCGGCGAGGAGAACCTGATCCTGCTCGCCCGGCTGCTCGGCCACCGCAAGCCGGCCGCAAGGGAGCGGGCGGCGCAACTGCTGGAGGCGTTCGGGCTGTCGGAGGCCGGGGGGCGGCAGGTCAAGACGTACTCGGGCGGCATGCGGCGGCGCATCGACATCGCGGCCAGCATCCTCAACACACCCGATCTGCTCTTCCTCGACGAGCCCACCACCGGACTGGACCCGCGCAGCCGCAACAACGTCTGGGACATCGTCCGCATCGTCGTGGCTCACGGCACCACGGTGCTGCTCACCACGCAATACCTGGAGGAGGCCGACCGGCTCGCGAGCCGCATCGCGGTCATCGACCACGGCAAGGTCATCGCCGAGGGCACTCCTGGCGAGCTGAAGTCGTCCGTCGGCGCGGGCTCGGTCCACGTACGGCTGCGTGACCCGGCCACCCGCCCCGACGCCGAGCGGGTGCTGGCCGAGACGCTGAACGCGCCCGTCTACCTGGAGTCCGACCCGGTCGCCCTGACCGCGCGCATCACGGGCAGCGGCAACGAGGCCGAGCAGGCCTCGCGTGCCCTGCACCGGCTGGCCGAGGCCGGCATCGTCGTCGACGACTTCTCCCTCGGCCAGCCCAGCCTGGACGAGGTCTTCCTGGCCCTCACCGACCACCGCGCCACCGAGGAGGCGGCAGCATGA
- a CDS encoding LacI family DNA-binding transcriptional regulator: MAAEDQPQPLPKLAVIAREAGVSVATVSKALNGRSDVSPHTRRLVAEVLERRGYPRQRVKPARGSLVDVMLQGLDSVYALAILGGVEDAAWRLGVDLVVSAVVDRTKNGQPPPAWLDRISARDSAGVLLVRTSPTATQRAWLADHGIPAVMVDPRRKAPAGVPVVVSANRAGARAATDHLIGLGHERIAIVTGRPGVPCAAERLAGYRQAMAAAGLRVDPRWEVCGYFQTESASRATRELLAALPEPPTAVFACSDSMAVGVYQALGEHGLHVPDDVSVVGYDDSWAAEHVSPALTTVRQPWPELGSAALTALLSGTPAARTELPTTLVARSSTAPA, from the coding sequence ATGGCCGCCGAAGACCAGCCCCAGCCGCTGCCCAAGCTCGCAGTGATCGCCCGCGAGGCCGGCGTGTCCGTCGCAACCGTTTCCAAAGCGCTCAACGGCAGATCAGACGTCTCCCCGCACACCCGCCGCCTCGTCGCCGAGGTGCTGGAGCGGCGCGGCTACCCCAGGCAGCGCGTCAAGCCGGCCCGCGGCAGCCTGGTCGACGTCATGCTGCAGGGCCTGGACTCGGTGTACGCCCTGGCGATCCTCGGCGGTGTGGAGGACGCGGCCTGGCGGCTGGGCGTGGACCTGGTGGTGTCCGCGGTGGTCGACCGCACCAAGAACGGCCAGCCGCCCCCCGCCTGGCTGGATCGGATCAGCGCCCGCGACAGCGCGGGCGTGCTGCTGGTGCGCACGTCGCCGACCGCCACCCAGCGGGCCTGGCTGGCCGACCACGGCATCCCGGCCGTGATGGTGGATCCCCGGCGTAAAGCCCCGGCGGGGGTGCCCGTTGTCGTCTCGGCCAACCGGGCCGGCGCCAGGGCCGCCACCGACCACCTCATAGGACTCGGGCACGAGCGCATCGCCATTGTCACCGGCCGCCCGGGTGTGCCGTGCGCGGCCGAGCGGCTGGCCGGCTACCGCCAGGCCATGGCCGCGGCCGGGCTGAGGGTGGACCCGCGGTGGGAGGTGTGCGGCTACTTCCAGACGGAGAGCGCCTCACGGGCCACCAGGGAGTTGCTCGCCGCTCTGCCCGAGCCGCCCACCGCCGTCTTCGCCTGCTCCGACTCGATGGCCGTCGGGGTCTACCAGGCGCTCGGCGAGCACGGGCTGCACGTCCCCGACGATGTGAGCGTGGTCGGCTACGACGACTCGTGGGCGGCCGAGCATGTCTCGCCGGCGCTGACGACCGTCCGCCAGCCCTGGCCCGAGCTGGGCTCCGCCGCACTGACCGCACTGCTGTCCGGCACGCCGGCGGCACGCACCGAGCTGCCCACGACGCTCGTCGCCCGGTCGAGCACGGCTCCCGCGTGA